One genomic region from Bufo bufo chromosome 3, aBufBuf1.1, whole genome shotgun sequence encodes:
- the LOC120993967 gene encoding protein GOLM2-like: protein MVGFGAPRHTGRLPPFVLVALLVVIALLAFNYWSVSAHQAALQGDLAALQEQVQCTEVARSRLEKRHSELIVQSEGNRWQLEQRLGVFQNIGDRLQARDLEAQRCELDREKLLANVSLQMVDITHLKEQLHELHQEFLRQENQLLEYKKNNTLLQKASL, encoded by the coding sequence ATGGTAGGCTTTGGAGCCCCGCGGCATACAGGCCGGCTGCCCCCCTTTGTGTTGGTGGCGTTGTTAGTGGTGATCGCCCTCCTGGCCTTTAACTACTGGAGTGTGTCTGCCCACCAGGCCGCCTTGCAGGGGGATCTGGCGGCTCTGCAGGAACAGGTTCAGTGCACGGAGGTAGCCCGGAGCCGGCTGGAGAAGCGCCATTCTGAGCTGATTGTGCAGTCGGAGGGCAACCGGTGGCAGCTGGAGCAACGGCTGGGCGTATTTCAGAACATAGGGGATCGACTGCAGGCGCGGGACCTGGAGGCCCAGCGCTGCGAGTTGGACAGGGAGAAGCTGCTGGCTAACGTGTCACTCCAGATGGTAGACATCACTCATCTGAAGGAACAGTTGCATGAACTTCATCAAGAATTTTTGCGACAGGAGAATCAGCTACTTGAGTACAAGAAAAATAATACCCTGCTGCAGAAGGCATCtctgtga